The following proteins are co-located in the Streptosporangium brasiliense genome:
- a CDS encoding response regulator transcription factor — protein MIRVLLADDEHLIRGAIATLLGLEPDIEVVAEVARGDLVAQAVQEHRPDVIVLDIEMPGMDGLSVAETLPGQAVLMLSSFGRPGYLRRALAAGVRGFIPKDASADELATAIRKVNSGGRYLDPEMAASAMMAGESPLTDRERDALALASRGASVGEIAASLHLTEGTVRNYLSSAITKLGASNRITAIHAAQEKGWL, from the coding sequence GTGATCCGGGTACTGCTGGCCGACGACGAGCACCTGATCCGCGGGGCGATCGCCACGCTGCTGGGCCTGGAGCCGGACATCGAGGTGGTGGCCGAGGTCGCCAGGGGTGACCTGGTGGCGCAGGCCGTACAGGAGCACCGCCCCGACGTGATCGTGCTGGACATCGAGATGCCGGGGATGGACGGGCTGAGCGTGGCCGAGACGCTGCCCGGCCAGGCCGTGCTGATGCTGAGCAGTTTCGGGCGCCCCGGATACCTGAGAAGGGCCCTGGCGGCGGGGGTGCGCGGCTTCATCCCCAAGGACGCCTCCGCCGACGAACTGGCGACCGCGATCCGTAAGGTAAACTCCGGCGGACGCTATCTCGACCCTGAGATGGCGGCCTCGGCGATGATGGCGGGGGAGAGCCCGCTCACCGACCGCGAGCGCGACGCCCTGGCCCTGGCCTCACGGGGTGCCTCGGTCGGGGAGATCGCGGCCTCGCTGCACCTCACCGAGGGCACCGTGCGCAACTACCTGTCCAGCGCCATCACCAAGCTGGGCGCGAGCAACCGGATCACCGCCATTCACGCGGCCCAGGAAAAAGGTTGGCTTTAA
- a CDS encoding sensor histidine kinase, with translation MRRSVLHVLPRRRKRTSVERLRRFTLWSLTTGILLVWLGVVAGIAEARSGPTPVLVLGLLGLVVFSVLYMRMVKAAVAGLAANRELVASGALAAVLLLTQGGDLWAWGLVAPAWAAGAALLLGRVGTAVVTVGAAAAALLLASLGDGYGTVFGHAMIAPSEGKDRSALIGAFVGAGLALPCANRFQLWFWEVVRSAEEGKEAQARLAVTEERLRFSRDLHDLVGHSLSAIAVKSEVAAKLSKVDAERAAGEMDEVRGLAREALKEIRTAVRGYRTVDLDAELRSMTAVLEADGIRCTLEAPGGQVPEELGTLLAWVVREGTTNVLRHSSATRCRIAIAIRDGAAVLEMTNDGVRTVDGRGGTGLIGLSERVAAMGGTVTAGAGGAGEFRLRAMIPLEGVR, from the coding sequence TTGAGGCGCTCCGTCCTGCACGTGCTCCCCCGCCGCAGGAAGCGGACATCCGTCGAGCGGCTCCGCCGGTTCACCCTCTGGTCGCTGACCACGGGCATACTCCTGGTCTGGCTGGGGGTCGTCGCGGGGATCGCGGAGGCCAGGAGCGGCCCGACGCCCGTCCTCGTCCTCGGACTGCTGGGGCTGGTCGTCTTCAGCGTCCTCTACATGAGGATGGTGAAGGCCGCCGTCGCCGGCCTCGCGGCCAACCGCGAACTCGTGGCCTCGGGCGCGCTCGCGGCCGTCCTCCTGCTGACCCAGGGCGGCGACCTGTGGGCCTGGGGGCTGGTGGCCCCGGCCTGGGCGGCGGGCGCGGCGCTGTTACTGGGCAGGGTCGGCACGGCCGTCGTCACCGTCGGCGCGGCCGCGGCGGCCCTGCTGCTGGCGTCGCTCGGGGACGGCTACGGCACCGTCTTCGGCCACGCGATGATCGCACCGTCCGAGGGCAAGGACCGGTCCGCGCTGATCGGCGCCTTCGTCGGCGCCGGGCTGGCGCTGCCCTGTGCCAACCGCTTCCAGCTCTGGTTCTGGGAGGTCGTCAGGTCGGCGGAGGAGGGCAAGGAGGCCCAGGCCCGGCTGGCCGTCACCGAGGAGCGGCTCCGCTTCTCCCGCGACCTGCACGACCTGGTCGGGCACAGCCTGTCGGCGATCGCGGTCAAGAGCGAGGTGGCGGCCAAGCTGTCGAAGGTCGACGCCGAGCGGGCCGCGGGTGAGATGGACGAGGTCCGGGGGCTGGCCCGGGAGGCGCTGAAGGAGATCCGCACGGCGGTGCGCGGCTACCGTACGGTCGACCTCGACGCCGAACTGCGCAGCATGACCGCGGTGCTGGAGGCCGACGGCATCCGCTGCACGCTGGAGGCACCGGGGGGCCAGGTGCCGGAGGAACTGGGCACGCTGCTGGCCTGGGTGGTCCGCGAGGGCACCACCAACGTGCTGCGGCACAGCTCGGCGACCCGGTGCCGGATCGCGATCGCGATCCGCGACGGCGCCGCCGTGCTGGAGATGACCAACGACGGGGTGCGGACGGTGGACGGGCGCGGCGGCACCGGCCTCATCGGCCTGTCGGAGCGGGTGGCCGCCATGGGCGGCACCGTCACCGCCGGTGCCGGCGGTGCGGGGGAGTTCAGACTGCGGGCGATGATCCCGCTGGAGGGGGTCCGGTGA